A region from the Halobacillus mangrovi genome encodes:
- a CDS encoding helix-turn-helix transcriptional regulator, producing the protein MELSNRQEQIIQIVKDNGPITGENIADRLNLTRATLRPDLAILTMAGFLDARPRVGYFFTGKTGSELLTEKLKRFKVQEYQSVPIVVEEDVSVYDAICTMFLEDVGTLFVTNEASYLVGVLSRKDLLRASIGNQDLTSVPVHIIMTRMPNITICEQDDLLLDAAQKLIEKQIDALPVVKPADEGLEVIGRLTKTNITKALVELARDQHL; encoded by the coding sequence TTGGAACTCTCCAACCGGCAAGAACAGATAATTCAAATCGTCAAAGATAACGGACCTATTACCGGAGAAAATATAGCAGACCGATTGAATTTGACACGAGCAACCTTGCGTCCGGACTTGGCCATATTAACTATGGCCGGTTTCTTGGACGCAAGACCTCGAGTAGGTTATTTCTTTACAGGGAAGACTGGATCTGAATTGTTAACAGAAAAACTAAAAAGATTTAAAGTACAGGAATATCAGTCTGTCCCGATCGTAGTGGAAGAGGATGTCTCTGTCTATGATGCGATCTGTACCATGTTTCTTGAAGATGTCGGAACTTTATTTGTGACTAATGAAGCATCTTACTTAGTTGGCGTCCTCTCAAGAAAGGATTTATTGCGTGCAAGTATAGGGAACCAAGATCTAACCTCCGTCCCTGTACACATTATCATGACACGCATGCCTAACATTACTATTTGCGAACAAGACGATCTTCTGCTCGATGCTGCACAAAAGTTGATAGAAAAACAAATCGATGCTCTACCTGTAGTAAAGCCTGCAGATGAAGGCCTGGAAGTGATAGGAAGATTGACAAAGACAAATATCACAAAGGCGCTAGTTGAGCTTGCACGTGATCAACATTTATAG
- a CDS encoding pyruvate, water dikinase regulatory protein has translation MGKPFIYVLSDSVGETAELVVKAALSQFDDGPFDLQRIPYVEDKGTINEAVQQAKAQGAMIGFTLVIPEFRKHLLEEAKKHNIECVDIMGPMMEAMERHFDIEPRLEPGLVHKLDEDYFKRVEAIEFAVRYDDGRDPRGISKADIVLIGVSRTSKTPLSQYLAHKRLKVANVPIVPEVQPPSELFRVDKSKCIGLKISAEKLNDIRKERLRSLGLGSQASYANIDRIEQEIQHFNRVVDRIGCDVIDVSNKAVEETANVIMNKLREKSQE, from the coding sequence ATGGGGAAACCATTCATTTATGTACTTTCAGATTCAGTAGGGGAAACGGCGGAACTTGTCGTTAAAGCTGCTTTGAGCCAATTTGATGACGGTCCTTTTGACCTTCAGCGCATTCCTTATGTAGAAGATAAGGGGACGATCAACGAAGCTGTTCAGCAAGCAAAAGCCCAGGGGGCGATGATCGGATTTACTTTAGTTATCCCTGAATTTCGAAAGCATTTATTAGAGGAAGCAAAAAAACATAACATTGAATGTGTCGATATTATGGGGCCGATGATGGAAGCAATGGAAAGACACTTTGACATCGAACCTCGATTGGAGCCAGGGTTAGTCCATAAACTGGATGAGGATTATTTTAAACGTGTAGAAGCGATAGAATTTGCTGTGCGTTACGATGATGGCAGAGATCCTCGAGGGATATCAAAAGCAGATATCGTTTTGATTGGGGTATCCCGCACATCAAAAACACCATTGTCCCAATACTTAGCTCATAAACGGCTAAAGGTCGCTAATGTACCCATTGTACCGGAAGTCCAGCCGCCATCCGAATTGTTTCGGGTGGATAAGAGTAAATGTATTGGCTTAAAGATAAGTGCAGAAAAGTTGAATGATATAAGAAAAGAAAGGCTGAGATCACTGGGGTTGGGTTCTCAAGCCAGCTATGCCAATATTGATAGAATAGAACAGGAAATTCAGCATTTCAATCGGGTCGTAGACCGCATTGGATGTGATGTTATTGATGTTTCCAATAAGGCTGTTGAGGAGACGGCAAATGTAATAATGAATAAATTACGAGAAAAATCTCAAGAATAG
- a CDS encoding YaiI/YqxD family protein: MFDCRNSDTMSKQIQNVWVDADSCPVQNEIVEVCSSFCVTPKFVATVNHYSPDKLDQNWTFLDHGSQSVDLYIINHSMAGDLVVSQDLSLAVLLTSKGVYVITPRGKLVKEDEANTIMEQKHIRQQTMKRSRKWKGPSAFTKADREHFRGQLEKMLSQIEGFQ; this comes from the coding sequence ATGTTTGATTGTAGAAATAGTGATACTATGTCAAAACAAATTCAAAATGTGTGGGTGGATGCCGATAGCTGTCCCGTTCAAAATGAAATTGTCGAGGTTTGCTCAAGCTTTTGTGTAACCCCAAAATTTGTAGCCACAGTAAACCATTATAGCCCGGATAAACTCGATCAAAATTGGACATTTTTAGATCATGGATCTCAATCCGTCGATTTATATATTATTAATCATTCGATGGCAGGAGATCTAGTTGTATCTCAGGATTTGTCGCTCGCTGTATTATTGACATCCAAAGGGGTTTATGTAATTACACCGAGAGGTAAACTAGTTAAAGAAGATGAAGCGAATACAATAATGGAGCAAAAGCATATCCGTCAGCAAACGATGAAACGTAGCAGAAAATGGAAGGGACCGTCAGCTTTTACGAAGGCAGACCGAGAGCACTTTCGCGGTCAACTTGAAAAAATGTTGTCTCAAATTGAAGGTTTTCAGTAA
- the dnaG gene encoding DNA primase, with amino-acid sequence MAGHIPEEKVDEIRRSTDIVDIIGEYVDLKKQGRNYFGLCPFHGENTPSFSVSADKQIFHCFGCGKGGNVYTFLMEMEGFSFIQAVKQLAEQTDIELPEQWTKEEPAQHSEDSQNVLEAHQWLTKLYHHLLRNSKDGKTAYQYLIDRGFTEDTIKKYQLGYSPNSKDFVVTFLEKKGYHPQTMVKAGLLSVNDQGEYADRFRGRVIFPLRNHLGKTVAFAGRALGNQEPKYLNSPETELFHKGRLLYNFDQARSSIRKQKTVILFEGFGDVISADQAGVHNGVATMGTSLSSSQANLLKRYVDKVIICYDGDQPGIEAAVKAAKTMKAVGCQTFVARIPDGLDPDDFIQKNGGDRFQKEVLDTSDTYVSFVMSYLRRDYNLQLEGDRIAYIENVLQEVALLERAVEREHYINELANEFDMSVETLKEEVQRIRGQKVSSRDNVEQNRHTNRKSYSPIQNRLLPAFHNAERKLIAYMLKDPLIADKVQEELGGGFNISDHQVIVTHLYAYYEDGNDSDVSQFVEKLDDPALKNLVIELAMASLSEEVSDQEIYDYIAAVKAENSDRTEIKTLEDDLKRAEQQNEPIKAAEIAMKIIRLKKELRSTHS; translated from the coding sequence ATGGCTGGACATATTCCAGAAGAAAAAGTAGATGAAATTCGCCGGTCAACGGATATTGTTGACATAATAGGTGAATATGTCGACTTGAAAAAACAAGGAAGAAACTATTTTGGACTTTGCCCTTTTCACGGGGAAAACACTCCTTCTTTTTCCGTTTCTGCTGATAAGCAAATCTTTCATTGCTTTGGATGTGGAAAGGGAGGGAATGTGTACACCTTCCTCATGGAGATGGAAGGCTTCAGCTTCATACAGGCGGTTAAGCAATTAGCTGAACAGACCGATATTGAATTACCTGAACAATGGACGAAAGAAGAGCCTGCTCAACACAGTGAAGACTCACAAAATGTTTTAGAGGCTCATCAATGGCTTACCAAGCTCTATCACCATTTGTTGCGTAATTCGAAAGACGGAAAAACAGCTTATCAATATCTCATTGACCGCGGATTTACAGAAGACACGATCAAGAAATACCAGCTTGGTTATTCTCCTAACTCCAAAGACTTTGTAGTGACGTTTCTTGAGAAAAAAGGCTATCATCCCCAGACGATGGTTAAAGCAGGGTTGCTCAGTGTAAACGATCAGGGCGAATATGCGGATAGATTCAGGGGAAGAGTTATTTTCCCATTGAGGAATCATCTTGGGAAAACAGTAGCCTTTGCTGGCCGTGCCCTCGGAAATCAGGAGCCAAAATATTTAAACAGTCCGGAAACGGAACTGTTTCATAAAGGAAGGCTGCTTTATAATTTTGACCAGGCACGTTCCTCCATCAGGAAACAAAAAACAGTCATCTTATTCGAAGGGTTTGGAGACGTCATTTCTGCAGATCAAGCCGGAGTCCATAATGGAGTTGCGACGATGGGGACATCTTTATCGAGCAGCCAGGCGAACCTGCTAAAACGCTACGTTGACAAAGTAATTATTTGCTACGATGGTGATCAGCCTGGTATAGAAGCAGCAGTAAAAGCTGCAAAAACGATGAAGGCAGTGGGATGCCAAACCTTCGTTGCCAGAATTCCAGATGGATTGGATCCGGATGATTTCATACAAAAAAATGGTGGAGATCGGTTTCAGAAAGAGGTGCTTGATACAAGCGATACTTACGTCTCGTTTGTCATGAGCTATCTCAGGAGGGATTACAACCTTCAATTAGAAGGAGATCGGATCGCTTATATCGAAAACGTATTACAAGAGGTAGCTTTACTTGAACGAGCCGTAGAACGAGAACATTACATTAATGAATTAGCAAATGAATTCGATATGTCTGTTGAAACGTTGAAAGAAGAAGTTCAGCGGATCAGAGGGCAAAAAGTATCGTCACGGGATAACGTAGAGCAGAACCGTCATACTAATCGTAAAAGCTATTCACCTATTCAAAATAGATTGCTTCCCGCTTTTCACAATGCAGAAAGGAAGCTCATTGCATATATGTTGAAAGATCCGCTTATTGCTGATAAAGTTCAGGAGGAATTAGGAGGCGGGTTCAATATCTCTGATCATCAGGTGATTGTTACTCATCTTTATGCATATTATGAAGACGGTAATGATTCGGATGTAAGTCAATTTGTAGAAAAGCTGGATGATCCCGCATTAAAGAATCTTGTTATTGAATTAGCAATGGCCTCATTAAGTGAAGAAGTGTCTGATCAAGAAATATACGATTATATTGCTGCTGTCAAAGCAGAGAATAGTGATCGTACAGAAATAAAGACTCTTGAGGATGATTTGAAAAGAGCAGAACAACAAAATGAACCCATTAAAGCAGCTGAAATTGCTATGAAAATCATTCGCCTTAAGAAAGAACTGAGAAGCACTCATTCATAG
- the rpoD gene encoding RNA polymerase sigma factor RpoD gives MADKQQQPSRSKETENTNELTLEQAKEQVLEIGKKRGVLAYEEVAEKLSNFELDSDQMDEFYEHLNDQGVEVIGDSETDPSMKQLDKEEEFDLNDLSVPPGVKINDPVRMYLKEIGRVNLLSAKDEISLAQRIENGDEEAKRDLAEANLRLVVSIAKRYVGRGMLFLDLIQEGNMGLIKAVEKFDYRKGYKFSTYATWWIRQAITRAIADQARTIRIPVHMVETINKLIRVQRQLLQDLGREPTPEEIAQDMELTPDKVREILKIAQEPVSLETPIGEEDDSHLGDFIEDQEATSPSDHAAYELLKEQLEDVLDTLTDREENVLRLRFGLDDGRTRTLEEVGKVFGVTRERIRQIEAKALRKLRHPSRSKRLKDFME, from the coding sequence ATGGCAGATAAGCAACAACAGCCATCACGTTCTAAAGAAACTGAAAATACTAATGAATTGACACTTGAGCAAGCAAAAGAACAAGTGTTGGAAATAGGGAAAAAACGAGGAGTCCTTGCCTATGAAGAAGTAGCTGAGAAGCTTTCCAATTTTGAGCTTGACTCCGATCAAATGGATGAATTTTATGAACACTTGAATGACCAAGGTGTAGAGGTAATTGGTGATTCAGAAACTGATCCAAGTATGAAGCAGCTCGATAAAGAGGAAGAATTCGACCTTAACGACCTCAGTGTACCTCCAGGTGTCAAAATTAATGACCCTGTTCGTATGTATTTGAAAGAGATTGGCCGTGTCAATCTATTATCAGCAAAAGATGAGATCAGCCTTGCCCAGCGGATTGAGAACGGTGATGAAGAAGCGAAACGAGATCTAGCAGAAGCTAACTTGCGTCTTGTAGTAAGTATTGCAAAAAGATATGTAGGTCGCGGAATGTTATTCCTTGATTTGATTCAGGAAGGAAATATGGGGCTCATTAAAGCTGTAGAAAAATTCGACTATCGAAAAGGGTACAAATTCAGTACGTACGCTACATGGTGGATTCGCCAGGCAATTACACGTGCCATTGCTGACCAAGCACGTACCATTCGTATTCCGGTTCACATGGTAGAAACGATTAACAAGTTGATTCGTGTGCAGCGCCAACTTCTTCAAGATCTAGGCAGAGAGCCAACACCTGAAGAGATTGCTCAAGACATGGAATTAACTCCGGATAAAGTGCGTGAAATCCTGAAAATCGCTCAAGAGCCTGTCTCATTGGAAACACCTATTGGTGAGGAAGATGATTCCCACCTTGGAGACTTTATTGAAGATCAGGAAGCGACATCTCCTTCAGATCATGCAGCCTATGAATTATTGAAAGAACAATTAGAAGATGTACTTGATACGTTGACAGATCGCGAAGAAAACGTATTACGGTTACGCTTTGGCCTAGACGACGGCCGCACAAGGACCCTTGAAGAGGTAGGTAAAGTGTTTGGTGTAACACGTGAGAGAATCCGTCAAATCGAAGCAAAAGCACTTCGTAAGTTAAGGCATCCAAGCCGAAGCAAACGTCTTAAAGATTTCATGGAGTAA
- the cccA gene encoding cytochrome c550 produces MRRNPVIPFAIIAVLGIVAMIIVSAAGINQREAIQNEEKNGGEKQEEAASANPEEMFQSKCASCHGGDLSGGAGPNLQEVGSRYSAEEIKEIIVNGKGSAMPAGLYTGEEATKLAEWLAEKK; encoded by the coding sequence ATGAGAAGAAACCCTGTGATTCCATTTGCAATTATTGCAGTCTTAGGTATTGTGGCTATGATCATCGTATCAGCTGCTGGAATTAACCAGCGTGAAGCCATTCAAAATGAAGAGAAAAATGGTGGAGAAAAACAGGAAGAAGCAGCCAGCGCTAACCCAGAAGAAATGTTCCAATCCAAATGTGCAAGTTGCCATGGCGGTGATTTAAGCGGTGGAGCTGGACCGAACCTTCAAGAGGTTGGAAGCAGATATTCTGCAGAAGAGATCAAAGAAATCATTGTGAACGGTAAAGGATCTGCCATGCCGGCCGGCCTTTACACAGGTGAAGAGGCTACGAAGTTAGCTGAATGGTTAGCAGAAAAGAAATAG
- a CDS encoding tRNA (adenine(22)-N(1))-methyltransferase, translating to MNVNSLSQRLYKVAAYLPEGSHFADIGSDHAYLPCYVCLQDKTARAVAGEVNQGPYESAKNEVTSHSLQDRIDVRLGNGLEVLEVNEVNQIVIAGMGGPLIRDILEAGKEKLGAVQRIIVQPNIDSRSIRRWFLNNGYSLVEESILEESGHIYEILVAEQGDPEQPYDKKQIEKELWLGPYLLKQGGETFWKKCQEELDKKRYVLEQMKKASSVDQDKVDGINNEIIWLKEVLDYDRH from the coding sequence ATGAATGTCAATTCTCTATCGCAAAGACTATATAAAGTGGCTGCTTATTTGCCGGAAGGCAGCCACTTTGCTGACATAGGATCAGATCACGCCTATTTACCTTGCTATGTGTGCTTGCAAGATAAGACAGCTCGAGCAGTTGCTGGAGAAGTCAATCAAGGGCCCTATGAAAGTGCAAAAAATGAAGTAACCTCACATAGCCTTCAAGATCGAATTGATGTAAGGCTTGGGAACGGTCTTGAAGTTCTGGAAGTAAATGAGGTCAATCAAATAGTCATAGCTGGAATGGGGGGGCCGCTGATTCGAGATATTTTAGAAGCTGGAAAAGAGAAACTTGGAGCTGTCCAACGAATAATTGTACAGCCAAATATTGATTCAAGATCTATAAGACGCTGGTTCCTGAATAATGGATACTCTCTGGTTGAAGAAAGCATCCTTGAAGAAAGCGGACATATTTATGAAATTCTTGTGGCAGAACAAGGAGATCCAGAACAACCTTATGACAAAAAACAAATCGAAAAAGAACTTTGGTTAGGTCCTTATCTGCTTAAACAAGGTGGGGAGACGTTTTGGAAAAAGTGTCAAGAGGAATTGGATAAAAAGAGGTATGTACTTGAGCAAATGAAAAAGGCATCATCTGTTGATCAAGATAAAGTCGATGGCATAAACAACGAAATCATATGGTTGAAGGAGGTTCTTGATTATGACCGACACTAA
- a CDS encoding Nif3-like dinuclear metal center hexameric protein, producing the protein MTDTKTAQEIIREFEKWSPKHLAFDWDNVGLQVGTLNKPVENVMVTLDVLENVADEAIEKNVDLIIAHHPLLFMKLSEINFDTPKGRVIRKLIQHDITVYAAHTNLDVAKGGVNDVMAEVLNLENVRPLLSSQQDDLVKLTVFVPEDHADSLRNAVSNAGAGHIGNYSHCTYQLSGEGTFQPLEGTNPYIGSNGQLEIVKEKRIETIVPKSKLNVVLKAMEEAHPYEEVAYDLYPLLNEGETLGAGRIGRLTEPVSLEALCQLVKEKYSVPSLRFVGDSTKQVKQVALLGGSGEKFIHQAKRSGADVYITGDLTFHLAQDAKEMGLSIIDPGHHVEKIVCPKVKEYLEKHCNQDNGLNIMISEANTEPFEFM; encoded by the coding sequence ATGACCGACACTAAAACGGCCCAAGAGATTATTCGAGAGTTCGAGAAATGGTCCCCGAAGCACTTAGCCTTTGATTGGGATAACGTTGGTTTACAAGTCGGGACATTAAATAAACCTGTAGAGAATGTGATGGTTACACTAGATGTATTAGAAAACGTAGCAGATGAAGCGATTGAAAAGAATGTGGATTTGATTATCGCCCACCACCCGCTTCTCTTCATGAAATTGAGCGAAATTAATTTTGATACCCCTAAAGGAAGAGTTATAAGAAAACTCATACAGCACGACATCACCGTCTATGCAGCTCACACCAATTTGGATGTGGCTAAAGGAGGAGTCAATGATGTAATGGCGGAAGTGCTGAATTTAGAGAACGTAAGACCACTTCTCTCTTCTCAACAGGATGACTTAGTCAAATTGACCGTGTTTGTTCCTGAAGATCATGCAGATTCGCTCAGAAATGCAGTGAGTAATGCAGGTGCAGGTCATATTGGAAATTATAGCCACTGTACCTACCAGCTTTCCGGAGAAGGAACTTTTCAACCGTTAGAGGGTACGAATCCCTATATCGGTTCAAACGGCCAGCTTGAAATCGTGAAAGAGAAACGTATAGAGACCATCGTTCCGAAATCTAAATTAAATGTCGTTTTGAAAGCGATGGAAGAGGCTCATCCTTATGAAGAGGTGGCCTATGATTTGTATCCTTTGTTGAATGAAGGAGAAACGCTTGGAGCTGGTCGAATTGGACGTCTTACAGAACCGGTATCCCTAGAGGCACTTTGCCAACTTGTAAAAGAAAAGTACAGCGTTCCTAGCCTTCGTTTTGTAGGGGATTCGACTAAGCAAGTGAAACAAGTGGCTCTACTTGGGGGAAGTGGAGAAAAGTTCATCCATCAAGCTAAAAGAAGCGGGGCAGACGTTTATATAACAGGAGATCTAACATTCCATCTGGCACAGGACGCCAAGGAAATGGGTCTTTCTATCATTGACCCTGGTCACCATGTGGAAAAAATAGTTTGTCCGAAAGTGAAGGAATACTTAGAAAAGCATTGCAATCAAGACAATGGATTAAATATTATGATCTCTGAAGCAAATACAGAGCCTTTTGAGTTCATGTAA